One window of Cryptomeria japonica unplaced genomic scaffold, Sugi_1.0 HiC_scaffold_297, whole genome shotgun sequence genomic DNA carries:
- the LOC131870169 gene encoding F-box/FBD/LRR-repeat protein At1g13570-like yields the protein MARKRSRLTLDDLPDCILPLILSKIPFKQAVHCSLVSKGWKFCWTFAKNLKFPEDFFSSSRSPTEIQNIIDLIFERHSGPLEVFELNNVRFCCSSDKISDWIHRAALKGVQEIKIVEKVSEIYEVPAAIFLCQNLRSLALKNFLLTNLPDGFGGLADLTTLDLCNVDLNDKIVELMLQLCPGLETLILSNCNGLERLKICSKSFIALSISSKIKAITASCPRLTSLTLLLDNTETKLDLPACLSLCTNAGLESFTALRTLRRITFLNGIFWRDVKILKEFPDLEHMCVHKGQCSDTDFFRLDDEAILPLENLKWVHLNITYFHHPVHLLSCLFGIAPALKTLLISRKKGFNGVRAQEFINLAWNLQRPSTETKVFLSRCTANEKICVDCDLVNFI from the exons ATGGCTCGCAAAAGAAGTCGATTAACCTTAGACGACTTGCCAGATTGCATTCTGCCCCTCATTCTCAGTAAAATTCCTTTCAAACAAGCAGTTCATTGTTCACTTGTCTCAAAAGGATGGAAATTTTGCTGGACATttgcaaaaaatctaaaatttccaGAGGATTTCTTTTCTTCATCGCGTAGCCCTACTGAAATCCAAAATATAATAGATCTTATTTTTGAGCGTCATTCTGGTCCGCTTGAAGTTTTCGAGCTTAACAATGTTCGATTCTGCTGTTCAAGTGACAAGATTTCTGATTGGATTCATCGCGCTGCTCTTAAAGGCGTGCAAGAGATTAAGATTGTAGAGAAGGTTTCAGAAATTTATGAAGTTCCGGCAGCCATATTTTTATGTCAAAATCTCAGATCTTTGGCTTTAAAGAATTTTCTGCTGACAAATCTACCAGACGGTTTTGGTGGCTTGGCCGACCTGACAACATTGGATCTTTGTAATGTTGATCTGAATGACAAGATCGTTGAGCTCATGTTGCAATTATGTCCAGGTTTGGAAACCTTAATCCTTAGTAACTGCAATGGACTTGAAAGATTAAAGATATGTTCAAAGAGTTTCATTGCTCTGTCTATCTCCTCTAAAATCAAAGCAATAACAGCAAGTTGTCCGCGATTAACAAGCCTTACATTATTGCTTGATAACACCGAGACGAAATTGGATTTGCCAGCATGTTTAAGCCTGTGTACAAATGCAGGACTTGAATCATTTACAGCTCTAAGAACTCTTAGAAGAATTACCTTTTTGAACGGCATTTTTTGGCGCGATGTAAAGATTCTCAAAGAATTTCCAGACTTGGAACATATGTGTGTACACAAGGGTCAATGCTCGGAT ACAGACTTCTTTCGGCTTGATGATGAGGCAATTTTACCGCTGGAGAATCTAAAGTGGGTTCATTTGAACATAACCTACTTTCATCACCCTGTGCATCTACTTTCCTGTCTTTTTGGAATAGCTCCGGCTTTGAAAACATTATTAATTTCCCGAAAGAAAGGATTCAATGGCGTTCGTGCTCAGGAATTTATCAATCTGGCTTGGAATCTTCAGCGACCATCTACAGAAACCAAAGTTTTCTTATCACGGTGTACTGCAAACGAAAAGATATGCGTCGACTGCGATCTTGTGAATTTCATCTGA